The Juglans regia cultivar Chandler chromosome 2, Walnut 2.0, whole genome shotgun sequence genome includes a window with the following:
- the LOC108986522 gene encoding ATP-dependent Clp protease proteolytic subunit-related protein 4, chloroplastic-like translates to MAVVNSASSLALHRPMLAPPLSVNPNRSSTSFSPKSTLSCNFLTPFPHGSVSADFSGHKLRPLSLNPASFPRSKGKRGVVTMVIPFSRGSAWEQPPPDLASYLYKNRIVYLGMSLVPSVTELILAEFLYLQYEDVDKPIYLYINSTGTTKGGEKLGYETEAFAIYDVMRYVKPPIFTLCVGNAWGEAALLLAAGAKGNRSALPSSTIMIKQPIARFQGQATDIDLARKEVKNVKAELVNLLAKHVGKSPEQIEDDIRRPKYFSPSEAVEYGIIDKVLYNERSSEDRGVVSDLKKAQLI, encoded by the exons ATGGCGGTCGTCAACAGCGCTTCAAGCTTAGCACTCCATCGGCCCATGTTAGCACCACCTCTATCTGTAAACCCTAACCGCAGTTCAACCTCCTTCTCTCCCAAATCAACTCTCTCCTGCAACTTCCTCACTCCCTTCCCCCACGGCAGCGTCTCCGCTGACTTCTCTGGCCACAAGCTCCGTCCCTTGTCTCTCAATCCGGCGTCGTTTCCTCGCTCCAAGGGTAAGCGAGGCGTCGTCACTATG GTTATTCCATTTTCAAGGGGAAGTGCATGGGAGCAACCTCCTCCAGATTTGGCATCTTACTTGTACAAGAACCGGATTGTTTACTTGGGCATGTCCCTTGTACCTTCTGTCACAGAGTTGATACTGGCAGAATTCTTGTACCTTCAGTATGAAGATGTTGACAAGCCTATCTATCTATACATAAACTCCACTGGAACAACCAAG GGTGGCGAGAAGTTGGGTTACGAGACTGAGGCTTTTGCGATTTATGATGTTATGAG GTATGTCAAGCCACCTATATTTACTCTCTGTGTTGGTAATGCCTGGGGAGAAGCAGCTTTACTTTTGGCTGCTGGTGCCAAGGGGAACCGTTCTGCTTTGCCCTCGTCAACAATCATGATAAAGCAG CCAATTGCCAGGTTCCAAGGTCAAGCAACTGACATTGACCTCGCAAGGAAAGAAGTAAAAAATGTCAAGGCAGAGTTG gtTAATCTCCTTGCAAAGCATGTTGGAAAATCGCCTGAACAGATTGAAGATGACATCAGGCgcccaaaatattttagtcCCAGTGAAGCAGTGGAATACGGCATCATTGATAAG GTACTATACAATGAAAGGAGTTCTGAAGACCGGGGAGTTGTCTCGGACCTGAAAAAGGCACAACTAATTTGA
- the LOC108986524 gene encoding expansin-like B1, with translation MGLAVLENQVGILCVMICMVLLLPALSCASQDTFTRSRATYYGSPDCYGTPSGACGFGEFGRTVNDGSVTGVSRLYKNGTGCGACYQVRCTTPQYCSEDGALNVVVTDYGEGDKTDFILSARAYARLAPPNVAAELFARGVIDVEYRRVSCHYSGYNLMFKVHEHSRYPNYLAIVVLYAAGMNDITAVELYQEDCKQWKGMRRSFGAVWDMASPPSGSIKLRFQVNGNAWVQSKNDLPALWNAGVAYDSAIQLN, from the exons ATGGGGCTTGCGGTACTTGAAAACCAAGTTGGTATTCTTTGTGTGATGATCTGCATGGTACTGCTCTTGCCTGCTCTATCATGTGCCTCTCAAGACACTTTTACTCGCTCAAGAGCAACCTACTACGGTAGTCCTGACTGCTATGGGACTCCAA GTGGAGCTTGTGGGTTTGGAGAATTCGGAAGGACTGTCAATGATGGCAGCGTGACTGGAGTCTCTAGGCTGTATAAGAATGGAACTGGTTGTGGTGCATGCTATCAG GTTAGGTGCACAACACCACAATATTGCAGTGAGGATGGAGCGCTGAACGTGGTGGTGACTGACTACGGTGAAGGTGACAAAACTGACTTCATACTCAGCGCCCGAGCCTACGCAAGATTGGCACCCCCCAACGTGGCGGCGGAGTTGTTTGCTCGAGGCGTGATCGACGTAGAATACCGAAGGGTCTCGTGCCACTACTCTGGTTACAACCTTATGTTCAAGGTCCATGAGCATAGCAGATATCCTAATTATCTAGCTATAGTGGTTTTATATGCAGCCGGGATGAATGACATCACAGCCGTCGAATTGTATCAG GAGGATTGCAAACAATGGAAGGGCATGCGTAGGTCCTTCGGGGCAGTGTGGGACATGGCTAGTCCACCAAGTGGTTCTATAAAATTGAGGTTTCAAGTGAATGGCAACGCATGGGTGCAATCCAAAAATGATCTGCCTGCTTTGTGGAACGCTGGGGTTGCTTATGACTCAGCCATTCAgctaaattaa
- the LOC118347671 gene encoding uncharacterized protein LOC118347671: MVVIMKNIWYRRNKFVFYTHFLSPAQVIRIAAINLEDYSSALRKGGEGVVQKCITRRGLGWRRPEGESFKANFDAAINEVEQTMGLGVVIRDCNGQLLAAKCANRKCRSSPFIAECSAMLEAMELCKELGFWEVWLEGDAKEVIDAVNREEDDDSRFGHVIEDLKQSLRQSNAWRAVFTHREGNEVAHHLAKIALHCTNDQYWIEEGPESIKNLLAIDRLQSDIVTVVS; encoded by the coding sequence atggTGGTGATTATGAAGAACATATGGTATAGAAgaaacaagtttgttttttatactcattttttaaGTCCTGCACAGGTTATACGGATTGCTGCTATAAATCTTGAAGATTATTCATCGGCTCTAAGGAAGGGGGGTGAGGGAGTAGTACAAAAGTGCATAACCAGAAGAGGATTGGGATGGCGAAGGCCTGAGGGGGAAAGCTTTAAAGCAAACTTTGATGCTGCTATCAATGAAGTTGAACAGACCATGGGACTGGGAGTTGTCATCAGAGACTGTAATGGACAGTTGTTGGCTGCAAAATGTGCAAACAGAAAATGTAGAAGCTCTCCTTTCATTGCAGAATGTTCAGCTATGTTGGAGGCTATGGAACTATGTAAAGAACTGGGTTTTTGGGAAGTGTGGCTGGAGGGGGATGCAAAGGAAGTTATTGATGCAGTAAAtagagaagaggatgatgattcCAGGTTCGGCCATGTTATAGAAGATTTAAAGCAAAGCTTGAGACAAAGCAATGCATGGAGGGCAGTGTTTACACATCGAGAGGGTAATGAAGTGGCGCATCATTTAGCAAAAATTGCATTACATTGTACTAATGATCAATATTGGATAGAGGAGGGACCTGAGtcgattaaaaatttattagctATTGACAGGCTACAGAGTGATATTGTAACAGTTGTTTCTTGA
- the LOC109019322 gene encoding alkylated DNA repair protein ALKBH8 homolog isoform X1, protein MGLPRFGRPKGFEGDSSPNLYVANCGPAVGLSYDSIASVFSAFGELKGVFAADDSGARVIVSYRDESSATAALEAFDGHPCPDLGGRSLHIRYSVIQPTSQGQVNDSVPVSLMASELNIPGLYLLQDFVSIKEEEELLAAVDARPWKSLSKRRVQHYGYEFCYETRNVNTRRKLGELPSFVSLILERISSFPNLDDSANIVLDQLTVNEYPTGVGLSPHVDTHSAFEGFIFSLSLAGPCIMEFRQYAECAWLPNHTSSPSMKMQSPEDDKSFLRRAIYLPPRSMLLLSGEARYAWHHYIPHHKIDLVKDSVIRRGSRRVSFTFRKVRTGPCQCEFPQYCDSQR, encoded by the exons ATGGGATTGCCAAGGTTTGGGCGTCCGAAGGGTTTTGAAGGCGATTCGAGTCCCAACCTTTACGTGGCCAACTGTGGGCCGGCGGTGGGACTTTCTTACGACTCCATTGCCTCAGTTTTCAGTGCCTTTGGGGAACTCAAAGGTGTCTTTGCGGCTGACGACAGTGGTGCCCGTGTTATTGTTTCTTATCGTGATGAGAGTTCCGCCACAGCTGCATTGGAAGCATTTGATGGACACCCTTGTCCTGACCTTGGAGGCCGTTCGTTGCACATCCGGTATTCAGTAATTCAACCCACTTCACAG GGGCAGGTTAATGACTCAGTTCCAGTATCGTTGATGGCTTCTGAGTTGAACATTCCTGGCCTTTACTTATTGCAGGACTTTGTCAGCATCAAAGAAGAGGAG GAATTGCTTGCAGCCGTTGATGCTAGGCCTTGGAAAAGTCTTTCCAAAAGAAGGGTTCAGCATTATGGCTATGAATTTTGCTATGAA ACTAGGAATGTTAATACGAGACGGAAATTAGGTGAACTTCCCTCATTCGTTTCCCTCATTCTTGAAAGGATCTCATCGTTTCCGAATCTTGATGATTCTGCCAATATAGTTTTGGATCAATTGACG GTTAATGAGTACCCAACTGGGGTGGGCTTGTCTCCTCACGTGGACACCCATTCTGCATTTGAAGGATTTATATTCAGCCTTTCATTGGCAGGGCCTTGCATAATGGAGTTCAGGCAATATGCTGAATGTGCTTGGCTTCCTAACCATACCTCAAGCCCCAGTATGAAAATGCAAAGTCCTGAAGATGACAAAAGTTTCTTAAGGAGGGCAATCTATCTTCCCCCACGGTCCATGCTTCTATTATCTGGGGAGGCTCGTTATGCTTGGCATCATTACATTCCACACCACAAG ATTGATTTGGTAAAGGACAGCGTGATCAGGAGGGGTTCAAGGAGGGTGTCTTTCACGTTTCGTAAG
- the LOC109019322 gene encoding alkylated DNA repair protein ALKBH8 homolog isoform X4 codes for MGLPRFGRPKGFEGDSSPNLYVANCGPAVGLSYDSIASVFSAFGELKGVFAADDSGARVIVSYRDESSATAALEAFDGHPCPDLGGRSLHIRYSVIQPTSQGQVNDSVPVSLMASELNIPGLYLLQDFVSIKEEETRNVNTRRKLGELPSFVSLILERISSFPNLDDSANIVLDQLTVNEYPTGVGLSPHVDTHSAFEGFIFSLSLAGPCIMEFRQYAECAWLPNHTSSPSMKMQSPEDDKSFLRRAIYLPPRSMLLLSGEARYAWHHYIPHHKIDLVKDSVIRRGSRRVSFTFRKVRTGPCQCEFPQYCDSQR; via the exons ATGGGATTGCCAAGGTTTGGGCGTCCGAAGGGTTTTGAAGGCGATTCGAGTCCCAACCTTTACGTGGCCAACTGTGGGCCGGCGGTGGGACTTTCTTACGACTCCATTGCCTCAGTTTTCAGTGCCTTTGGGGAACTCAAAGGTGTCTTTGCGGCTGACGACAGTGGTGCCCGTGTTATTGTTTCTTATCGTGATGAGAGTTCCGCCACAGCTGCATTGGAAGCATTTGATGGACACCCTTGTCCTGACCTTGGAGGCCGTTCGTTGCACATCCGGTATTCAGTAATTCAACCCACTTCACAG GGGCAGGTTAATGACTCAGTTCCAGTATCGTTGATGGCTTCTGAGTTGAACATTCCTGGCCTTTACTTATTGCAGGACTTTGTCAGCATCAAAGAAGAGGAG ACTAGGAATGTTAATACGAGACGGAAATTAGGTGAACTTCCCTCATTCGTTTCCCTCATTCTTGAAAGGATCTCATCGTTTCCGAATCTTGATGATTCTGCCAATATAGTTTTGGATCAATTGACG GTTAATGAGTACCCAACTGGGGTGGGCTTGTCTCCTCACGTGGACACCCATTCTGCATTTGAAGGATTTATATTCAGCCTTTCATTGGCAGGGCCTTGCATAATGGAGTTCAGGCAATATGCTGAATGTGCTTGGCTTCCTAACCATACCTCAAGCCCCAGTATGAAAATGCAAAGTCCTGAAGATGACAAAAGTTTCTTAAGGAGGGCAATCTATCTTCCCCCACGGTCCATGCTTCTATTATCTGGGGAGGCTCGTTATGCTTGGCATCATTACATTCCACACCACAAG ATTGATTTGGTAAAGGACAGCGTGATCAGGAGGGGTTCAAGGAGGGTGTCTTTCACGTTTCGTAAG
- the LOC109019322 gene encoding alkylated DNA repair protein ALKBH8 homolog isoform X2 → MGLPRFGRPKGFEGDSSPNLYVANCGPAVGLSYDSIASVFSAFGELKGVFAADDSGARVIVSYRDESSATAALEAFDGHPCPDLGGRSLHIRYSVIQPTSQVNDSVPVSLMASELNIPGLYLLQDFVSIKEEEELLAAVDARPWKSLSKRRVQHYGYEFCYETRNVNTRRKLGELPSFVSLILERISSFPNLDDSANIVLDQLTVNEYPTGVGLSPHVDTHSAFEGFIFSLSLAGPCIMEFRQYAECAWLPNHTSSPSMKMQSPEDDKSFLRRAIYLPPRSMLLLSGEARYAWHHYIPHHKIDLVKDSVIRRGSRRVSFTFRKVRTGPCQCEFPQYCDSQR, encoded by the exons ATGGGATTGCCAAGGTTTGGGCGTCCGAAGGGTTTTGAAGGCGATTCGAGTCCCAACCTTTACGTGGCCAACTGTGGGCCGGCGGTGGGACTTTCTTACGACTCCATTGCCTCAGTTTTCAGTGCCTTTGGGGAACTCAAAGGTGTCTTTGCGGCTGACGACAGTGGTGCCCGTGTTATTGTTTCTTATCGTGATGAGAGTTCCGCCACAGCTGCATTGGAAGCATTTGATGGACACCCTTGTCCTGACCTTGGAGGCCGTTCGTTGCACATCCGGTATTCAGTAATTCAACCCACTTCACAG GTTAATGACTCAGTTCCAGTATCGTTGATGGCTTCTGAGTTGAACATTCCTGGCCTTTACTTATTGCAGGACTTTGTCAGCATCAAAGAAGAGGAG GAATTGCTTGCAGCCGTTGATGCTAGGCCTTGGAAAAGTCTTTCCAAAAGAAGGGTTCAGCATTATGGCTATGAATTTTGCTATGAA ACTAGGAATGTTAATACGAGACGGAAATTAGGTGAACTTCCCTCATTCGTTTCCCTCATTCTTGAAAGGATCTCATCGTTTCCGAATCTTGATGATTCTGCCAATATAGTTTTGGATCAATTGACG GTTAATGAGTACCCAACTGGGGTGGGCTTGTCTCCTCACGTGGACACCCATTCTGCATTTGAAGGATTTATATTCAGCCTTTCATTGGCAGGGCCTTGCATAATGGAGTTCAGGCAATATGCTGAATGTGCTTGGCTTCCTAACCATACCTCAAGCCCCAGTATGAAAATGCAAAGTCCTGAAGATGACAAAAGTTTCTTAAGGAGGGCAATCTATCTTCCCCCACGGTCCATGCTTCTATTATCTGGGGAGGCTCGTTATGCTTGGCATCATTACATTCCACACCACAAG ATTGATTTGGTAAAGGACAGCGTGATCAGGAGGGGTTCAAGGAGGGTGTCTTTCACGTTTCGTAAG
- the LOC109019322 gene encoding alkylated DNA repair protein ALKBH8 homolog isoform X3 — protein sequence MGLPRFGRPKGFEGDSSPNLYVANCGPAVGLSYDSIASVFSAFGELKGVFAADDSGARVIVSYRDESSATAALEAFDGHPCPDLGGRSLHIRYSVIQPTSQDFVSIKEEEELLAAVDARPWKSLSKRRVQHYGYEFCYETRNVNTRRKLGELPSFVSLILERISSFPNLDDSANIVLDQLTVNEYPTGVGLSPHVDTHSAFEGFIFSLSLAGPCIMEFRQYAECAWLPNHTSSPSMKMQSPEDDKSFLRRAIYLPPRSMLLLSGEARYAWHHYIPHHKIDLVKDSVIRRGSRRVSFTFRKVRTGPCQCEFPQYCDSQR from the exons ATGGGATTGCCAAGGTTTGGGCGTCCGAAGGGTTTTGAAGGCGATTCGAGTCCCAACCTTTACGTGGCCAACTGTGGGCCGGCGGTGGGACTTTCTTACGACTCCATTGCCTCAGTTTTCAGTGCCTTTGGGGAACTCAAAGGTGTCTTTGCGGCTGACGACAGTGGTGCCCGTGTTATTGTTTCTTATCGTGATGAGAGTTCCGCCACAGCTGCATTGGAAGCATTTGATGGACACCCTTGTCCTGACCTTGGAGGCCGTTCGTTGCACATCCGGTATTCAGTAATTCAACCCACTTCACAG GACTTTGTCAGCATCAAAGAAGAGGAG GAATTGCTTGCAGCCGTTGATGCTAGGCCTTGGAAAAGTCTTTCCAAAAGAAGGGTTCAGCATTATGGCTATGAATTTTGCTATGAA ACTAGGAATGTTAATACGAGACGGAAATTAGGTGAACTTCCCTCATTCGTTTCCCTCATTCTTGAAAGGATCTCATCGTTTCCGAATCTTGATGATTCTGCCAATATAGTTTTGGATCAATTGACG GTTAATGAGTACCCAACTGGGGTGGGCTTGTCTCCTCACGTGGACACCCATTCTGCATTTGAAGGATTTATATTCAGCCTTTCATTGGCAGGGCCTTGCATAATGGAGTTCAGGCAATATGCTGAATGTGCTTGGCTTCCTAACCATACCTCAAGCCCCAGTATGAAAATGCAAAGTCCTGAAGATGACAAAAGTTTCTTAAGGAGGGCAATCTATCTTCCCCCACGGTCCATGCTTCTATTATCTGGGGAGGCTCGTTATGCTTGGCATCATTACATTCCACACCACAAG ATTGATTTGGTAAAGGACAGCGTGATCAGGAGGGGTTCAAGGAGGGTGTCTTTCACGTTTCGTAAG
- the LOC109019322 gene encoding alkylated DNA repair protein ALKBH8 homolog isoform X5 encodes MGLPRFGRPKGFEGDSSPNLYVANCGPAVGLSYDSIASVFSAFGELKGVFAADDSGARVIVSYRDESSATAALEAFDGHPCPDLGGRSLHIRYSVIQPTSQGQVNDSVPVSLMASELNIPGLYLLQDFVSIKEEEELLAAVDARPWKSLSKRRVQHYGYEFCYEVNEYPTGVGLSPHVDTHSAFEGFIFSLSLAGPCIMEFRQYAECAWLPNHTSSPSMKMQSPEDDKSFLRRAIYLPPRSMLLLSGEARYAWHHYIPHHKIDLVKDSVIRRGSRRVSFTFRKVRTGPCQCEFPQYCDSQR; translated from the exons ATGGGATTGCCAAGGTTTGGGCGTCCGAAGGGTTTTGAAGGCGATTCGAGTCCCAACCTTTACGTGGCCAACTGTGGGCCGGCGGTGGGACTTTCTTACGACTCCATTGCCTCAGTTTTCAGTGCCTTTGGGGAACTCAAAGGTGTCTTTGCGGCTGACGACAGTGGTGCCCGTGTTATTGTTTCTTATCGTGATGAGAGTTCCGCCACAGCTGCATTGGAAGCATTTGATGGACACCCTTGTCCTGACCTTGGAGGCCGTTCGTTGCACATCCGGTATTCAGTAATTCAACCCACTTCACAG GGGCAGGTTAATGACTCAGTTCCAGTATCGTTGATGGCTTCTGAGTTGAACATTCCTGGCCTTTACTTATTGCAGGACTTTGTCAGCATCAAAGAAGAGGAG GAATTGCTTGCAGCCGTTGATGCTAGGCCTTGGAAAAGTCTTTCCAAAAGAAGGGTTCAGCATTATGGCTATGAATTTTGCTATGAA GTTAATGAGTACCCAACTGGGGTGGGCTTGTCTCCTCACGTGGACACCCATTCTGCATTTGAAGGATTTATATTCAGCCTTTCATTGGCAGGGCCTTGCATAATGGAGTTCAGGCAATATGCTGAATGTGCTTGGCTTCCTAACCATACCTCAAGCCCCAGTATGAAAATGCAAAGTCCTGAAGATGACAAAAGTTTCTTAAGGAGGGCAATCTATCTTCCCCCACGGTCCATGCTTCTATTATCTGGGGAGGCTCGTTATGCTTGGCATCATTACATTCCACACCACAAG ATTGATTTGGTAAAGGACAGCGTGATCAGGAGGGGTTCAAGGAGGGTGTCTTTCACGTTTCGTAAG
- the LOC109019322 gene encoding alkylated DNA repair protein ALKBH8 homolog isoform X7, which produces MGLPRFGRPKGFEGDSSPNLYVANCGPAVGLSYDSIASVFSAFGELKGVFAADDSGARVIVSYRDESSATAALEAFDGHPCPDLGGRSLHIRYSVIQPTSQDFVSIKEEEELLAAVDARPWKSLSKRRVQHYGYEFCYEVNEYPTGVGLSPHVDTHSAFEGFIFSLSLAGPCIMEFRQYAECAWLPNHTSSPSMKMQSPEDDKSFLRRAIYLPPRSMLLLSGEARYAWHHYIPHHKIDLVKDSVIRRGSRRVSFTFRKVRTGPCQCEFPQYCDSQR; this is translated from the exons ATGGGATTGCCAAGGTTTGGGCGTCCGAAGGGTTTTGAAGGCGATTCGAGTCCCAACCTTTACGTGGCCAACTGTGGGCCGGCGGTGGGACTTTCTTACGACTCCATTGCCTCAGTTTTCAGTGCCTTTGGGGAACTCAAAGGTGTCTTTGCGGCTGACGACAGTGGTGCCCGTGTTATTGTTTCTTATCGTGATGAGAGTTCCGCCACAGCTGCATTGGAAGCATTTGATGGACACCCTTGTCCTGACCTTGGAGGCCGTTCGTTGCACATCCGGTATTCAGTAATTCAACCCACTTCACAG GACTTTGTCAGCATCAAAGAAGAGGAG GAATTGCTTGCAGCCGTTGATGCTAGGCCTTGGAAAAGTCTTTCCAAAAGAAGGGTTCAGCATTATGGCTATGAATTTTGCTATGAA GTTAATGAGTACCCAACTGGGGTGGGCTTGTCTCCTCACGTGGACACCCATTCTGCATTTGAAGGATTTATATTCAGCCTTTCATTGGCAGGGCCTTGCATAATGGAGTTCAGGCAATATGCTGAATGTGCTTGGCTTCCTAACCATACCTCAAGCCCCAGTATGAAAATGCAAAGTCCTGAAGATGACAAAAGTTTCTTAAGGAGGGCAATCTATCTTCCCCCACGGTCCATGCTTCTATTATCTGGGGAGGCTCGTTATGCTTGGCATCATTACATTCCACACCACAAG ATTGATTTGGTAAAGGACAGCGTGATCAGGAGGGGTTCAAGGAGGGTGTCTTTCACGTTTCGTAAG
- the LOC109019322 gene encoding alkylated DNA repair protein ALKBH8 homolog isoform X6, with protein MGLPRFGRPKGFEGDSSPNLYVANCGPAVGLSYDSIASVFSAFGELKGVFAADDSGARVIVSYRDESSATAALEAFDGHPCPDLGGRSLHIRYSVIQPTSQDFVSIKEEETRNVNTRRKLGELPSFVSLILERISSFPNLDDSANIVLDQLTVNEYPTGVGLSPHVDTHSAFEGFIFSLSLAGPCIMEFRQYAECAWLPNHTSSPSMKMQSPEDDKSFLRRAIYLPPRSMLLLSGEARYAWHHYIPHHKIDLVKDSVIRRGSRRVSFTFRKVRTGPCQCEFPQYCDSQR; from the exons ATGGGATTGCCAAGGTTTGGGCGTCCGAAGGGTTTTGAAGGCGATTCGAGTCCCAACCTTTACGTGGCCAACTGTGGGCCGGCGGTGGGACTTTCTTACGACTCCATTGCCTCAGTTTTCAGTGCCTTTGGGGAACTCAAAGGTGTCTTTGCGGCTGACGACAGTGGTGCCCGTGTTATTGTTTCTTATCGTGATGAGAGTTCCGCCACAGCTGCATTGGAAGCATTTGATGGACACCCTTGTCCTGACCTTGGAGGCCGTTCGTTGCACATCCGGTATTCAGTAATTCAACCCACTTCACAG GACTTTGTCAGCATCAAAGAAGAGGAG ACTAGGAATGTTAATACGAGACGGAAATTAGGTGAACTTCCCTCATTCGTTTCCCTCATTCTTGAAAGGATCTCATCGTTTCCGAATCTTGATGATTCTGCCAATATAGTTTTGGATCAATTGACG GTTAATGAGTACCCAACTGGGGTGGGCTTGTCTCCTCACGTGGACACCCATTCTGCATTTGAAGGATTTATATTCAGCCTTTCATTGGCAGGGCCTTGCATAATGGAGTTCAGGCAATATGCTGAATGTGCTTGGCTTCCTAACCATACCTCAAGCCCCAGTATGAAAATGCAAAGTCCTGAAGATGACAAAAGTTTCTTAAGGAGGGCAATCTATCTTCCCCCACGGTCCATGCTTCTATTATCTGGGGAGGCTCGTTATGCTTGGCATCATTACATTCCACACCACAAG ATTGATTTGGTAAAGGACAGCGTGATCAGGAGGGGTTCAAGGAGGGTGTCTTTCACGTTTCGTAAG